From Hylaeus volcanicus isolate JK05 chromosome 2, UHH_iyHylVolc1.0_haploid, whole genome shotgun sequence, the proteins below share one genomic window:
- the LOC128872736 gene encoding ras-related C3 botulinum toxin substrate 1-like, with product MKARSCGKTNSEIMPPSSHTNWTKPLLKNRQTMQMQAKRTTCTTQNQNSNGSGTEHSGIPLDRRIKVVLVGDGAVGKTSLVVSYSTNDFPGEYVPTAFDNYNVVVNVDGQPVNIQLCDTAGQDDFDPLRSLCYPETDVFLVCFSVVCPSSYHSVSSRWINEIRKYCPNAPIILVGTKSDLRADVHLTLQLERYGQTPITTTKGHQLAQRVGAVSYVETSALTQHDLKEAFDQAIVSALNTRRGGASLLYRRRKPLSLWRRWLCCWERPSSGGQV from the exons ATGAAAGCTCGTAGCTGTGGTAAAACAAACAGCGAAATAATGCCGCCGTCGTCCCATACGAATTGGACGAAGCCTCTTCTGAAGAATAGACAAACGATGCAGATGCAAGCGAAACGAACAACATGCACGAcacaaaatcaaaattcaaacggtAGTGGTACAGAACACAGTGGTATTCCGCTCGACAGGAGAATTAAAGTCGTTCTGGTAGGCGATGGTGCTGTTGGAAAGACCAGCCTCGTTGTTTCTTATTCAACGAATGATTTCCCTGGAGAATACGTGCCCACTGCTTTCGATAATTATAATG TGGTTGTTAATGTTGATGGTCAACCAGTAAATATTCAGCTATGCGATACAGCAGGACAAGACGACTTTGATCCTTTGCGATCATTGTGTTATCCAGAAACAGATGTGTTCTTAGTCTGCTTTAGTGTCGTATGCCCTTCTTCTTACCATAGCGTATCATCACGTTGGATAAATGAAATACGAAAATACTGCCCAAATGCACCTATTATCTTG GTAGGCACCAAGAGCGATTTAAGGGCAGATGTACATCTAACGTTACAATTAGAAAGATATGGCCAAACACCAATTACAACTACTAAAGGGCATCAATTGGCTCAGAGAGTAGGTGCTGTAAGTTACGTAGAGACGTCTGCATTAACTCAACATGACCTTAAAGAGGCATTTGATCAAGCGATAGTTAGCGCTCTTAACACAAGACGAGGTGGTGCTAGTTTATTATATAGACGTAGGAAACCTTTATCATTATGGCGCAGATGGCTGTGTTGT